A stretch of Paenibacillus sp. URB8-2 DNA encodes these proteins:
- a CDS encoding ABC transporter permease subunit: MNFPLFKQMIKVNAKGMMNYAFGSAFYILLIIWLYPGIAKNTQALNDIVKSMPEGVNNAFGLNSGFASAEAFISGEYYGLILVLILSIVCVQMSTRLMAGMVDQGSMAYLLSTPTTRAKVSTTQALVLIMSLIVIVGVTTLAGFLGEAWFLGDSYPFNGERFLQLNLVAFMLFFAIGGLTFLVSCLSNDEKKALGISGLIAFGFFTIDLVAKISDKLSWMKSLTLFTLYRPSEIVAGQAEWGRISLVLLAVGLLSFGLGIVLFKRRDLPL; this comes from the coding sequence ATGAATTTCCCATTATTTAAACAAATGATTAAAGTGAATGCCAAAGGCATGATGAACTACGCCTTCGGCTCCGCTTTTTATATCCTGTTGATCATCTGGCTGTACCCGGGCATCGCGAAAAACACGCAGGCGCTGAACGATATTGTAAAGTCCATGCCGGAGGGCGTGAACAACGCGTTCGGCCTGAACAGCGGCTTCGCCAGTGCGGAAGCGTTCATATCGGGCGAATATTACGGCCTCATACTGGTGCTGATCCTGTCCATTGTCTGCGTGCAGATGTCGACCCGGCTGATGGCCGGCATGGTTGACCAAGGCTCGATGGCCTACCTGCTGTCCACTCCAACCACCCGCGCCAAAGTGTCAACGACCCAGGCGCTTGTGTTGATTATGTCCCTGATCGTCATTGTGGGCGTAACAACGCTGGCGGGCTTTTTAGGAGAAGCCTGGTTTCTTGGCGACTCCTACCCTTTTAACGGCGAACGGTTTCTGCAACTGAACCTCGTCGCCTTCATGCTGTTTTTCGCGATCGGTGGCCTGACCTTTCTGGTGTCCTGCCTGTCCAATGACGAGAAAAAGGCGCTCGGCATTTCCGGCCTTATCGCTTTCGGCTTCTTCACCATCGACCTGGTCGCCAAAATCAGCGACAAGCTGAGCTGGATGAAGTCCCTGACGCTCTTCACCCTGTACCGCCCCAGCGAGATCGTCGCGGGTCAAGCGGAATGGGGCCGAATCTCCCTTGTGCTGCTGGCCGTCGGCCTTCTCTCATTCGGCCTGGGCATTGTTCTGTTCAAGCGGCGCGATCTGCCGCTGTAA
- a CDS encoding ABC transporter ATP-binding protein — translation MLTVQGLTKTFSNGKGIRDISFTVNKGEVFGFLGPNGAGKSTTIRHLMGFMKPDRGHAAICGLDVWKAQGTVQKHVGYLPGEIAFVDGMTGIAFLDFMADMQGLKDKGKRGELIRRLQFDALTPIRKMSKGMKQKVGIVAAFMHSPKVIILDEPTSGLDPLMQKVFIELVLEEKQRGTTFLMSSHSFPEIERTCDRAAIIKDGNLVAVKNIHELQSMQRKLFDVVFENKEDALRFRTSGLPVENYDDFRVRVAIRGNYNSFIEEAAKYRIRSMDVFTQNLEDIFMDYYDREEQQP, via the coding sequence ATGCTTACTGTCCAAGGGTTGACCAAAACATTTTCAAACGGAAAAGGGATACGCGATATTTCTTTTACGGTAAACAAAGGAGAGGTGTTCGGCTTTCTCGGACCGAACGGAGCCGGCAAATCGACGACCATCCGGCATCTTATGGGCTTTATGAAGCCCGACCGGGGACACGCGGCCATATGCGGGCTTGATGTGTGGAAAGCGCAGGGAACGGTGCAAAAGCATGTTGGCTATCTGCCGGGGGAAATCGCCTTCGTCGACGGGATGACGGGAATCGCCTTCCTTGATTTTATGGCGGATATGCAGGGCTTGAAGGACAAAGGAAAGCGCGGTGAGCTGATCCGGCGCCTTCAGTTTGACGCGCTAACGCCGATCCGCAAAATGTCAAAGGGGATGAAGCAGAAGGTCGGCATTGTCGCCGCGTTCATGCACAGCCCGAAGGTGATTATTCTCGATGAGCCCACATCCGGTCTGGACCCGCTGATGCAGAAGGTATTCATTGAATTGGTGCTGGAAGAAAAGCAGCGGGGCACAACCTTCCTGATGTCGTCGCACAGCTTTCCCGAAATCGAGCGGACCTGCGACCGGGCTGCTATCATTAAGGACGGCAACCTCGTCGCCGTGAAAAATATTCACGAATTGCAGTCGATGCAGCGGAAGCTGTTCGACGTCGTCTTCGAGAACAAGGAGGACGCGCTCCGGTTCCGCACCTCCGGTCTGCCCGTCGAGAACTATGACGATTTCCGCGTTCGGGTCGCCATCCGGGGCAATTATAATTCATTCATTGAGGAAGCGGCGAAATACCGAATCCGCAGCATGGATGTATTCACCCAGAACCTGGAGGATATTTTTATGGATTATTATGACCGGGAGGAACAACAGCCATGA
- a CDS encoding TetR/AcrR family transcriptional regulator, with product MTKINGFEKRAAKIRRKIMKTTMEMLKTWEPKRMRIADIAKAAGVSQVTIYNYFGSKEKLLEQSFKDYIDQSIDGFEKFMQEKPSVKDFVKYSIDQEKAQYSVLSPSQIKELMVDDQEMFGYIQERYEKTVLPLIVRLVEEGKSRNEISPKISSNSVLIFMNMYMQSVGDLLEVARKQDNMDVFIEEMTHLFFYGLCGRED from the coding sequence ATGACTAAAATCAACGGTTTTGAGAAAAGAGCGGCCAAGATCAGGCGGAAAATCATGAAGACGACGATGGAAATGCTGAAAACGTGGGAGCCCAAGCGGATGCGGATCGCGGATATCGCCAAAGCGGCGGGCGTCTCGCAGGTCACGATCTATAATTATTTTGGCAGCAAGGAGAAATTGCTGGAACAATCCTTTAAAGACTATATCGATCAGTCAATCGACGGCTTCGAAAAATTCATGCAGGAAAAGCCTTCGGTCAAGGATTTCGTGAAATATTCGATTGACCAGGAAAAGGCGCAGTATTCCGTTTTGTCACCGTCACAGATCAAAGAACTTATGGTCGACGATCAGGAAATGTTCGGCTACATTCAGGAGCGTTACGAGAAGACGGTGCTTCCACTGATCGTCAGACTGGTGGAGGAGGGGAAATCAAGGAATGAAATATCGCCGAAGATTTCGTCAAATTCCGTCCTGATATTCATGAATATGTATATGCAGAGCGTCGGAGATTTGCTGGAAGTCGCGCGCAAGCAGGATAATATGGATGTTTTTATTGAGGAAATGACACATTTGTTCTTTTACGGTCTCTGCGGCCGGGAGGATTGA
- the fumC gene encoding class II fumarate hydratase, translated as MEFRIEKDTFGELRVPEDKYWGAQTQRSLQNFRIGGEKMPLEVIYALALIKKAAAKVNAGLSLLPEAKADAIVRAADEIMQGTYDEHFPLVVWQTGSGTQTNMNVNEVISYRGSELLRSDGSEAVIHPNDDVNKGQSSNDTFPSAMHIAAFLAVEHKVLPALNRLKITLEQKADEYHSLIKIGRTHLQDATPLTLGQEISAWAAMLEKGERFISDSARSLFELAIGGTAVGTGLNAHPEFGARVAREIAEELSFPFVSADNKFHALTSHDQIVHVHGALKALAADLMKIANDVRFLASGPRSGIGELLIPENEPGSSIMPGKVNPTQSEAMTMVVCQVLGNDVTIGMAASQGNFQLNVFKPVIIHSFLQSCRLLADAIQSFEENCARGIKANEPVIQRNLHNSLMLVTALNPHIGYEKAAQIAKLAHKEGLTLKEAALKLKLLTEEEFDRMVKPENMV; from the coding sequence ATGGAATTTCGCATAGAAAAAGACACGTTCGGCGAGCTGCGGGTGCCTGAGGACAAGTATTGGGGCGCCCAGACTCAGCGCAGTCTGCAAAATTTCAGAATCGGCGGCGAGAAAATGCCACTTGAAGTGATTTACGCTCTGGCGCTCATTAAAAAGGCGGCGGCGAAGGTGAACGCAGGACTCAGCCTGTTGCCGGAAGCCAAGGCGGATGCCATTGTCCGCGCGGCCGATGAAATCATGCAGGGGACGTATGATGAGCATTTTCCGCTTGTCGTTTGGCAGACGGGAAGCGGAACGCAGACCAATATGAATGTCAATGAAGTGATATCCTACAGAGGCAGCGAGCTTCTGCGGTCTGACGGATCGGAAGCGGTCATCCATCCGAATGATGATGTGAACAAAGGACAGAGCTCCAACGACACCTTTCCTTCAGCGATGCATATCGCCGCCTTTTTGGCGGTAGAACATAAAGTGCTTCCGGCGCTGAACCGGCTCAAGATCACGCTGGAACAGAAAGCAGACGAATACCATTCGTTGATCAAAATCGGACGCACGCACCTTCAGGATGCGACGCCGCTGACACTGGGGCAGGAAATAAGCGCCTGGGCCGCGATGCTGGAAAAAGGCGAACGATTTATTTCGGACAGCGCCCGGTCTCTGTTCGAGCTGGCGATCGGAGGGACGGCTGTCGGAACCGGCCTTAACGCCCACCCTGAATTTGGGGCCAGGGTCGCCAGGGAAATTGCCGAGGAGCTTTCCTTCCCCTTTGTTTCGGCTGATAATAAATTTCACGCCCTGACGAGCCATGACCAGATTGTTCATGTTCACGGAGCGCTGAAGGCGCTGGCCGCCGATCTCATGAAGATTGCGAATGATGTCCGCTTTCTCGCCAGCGGTCCCCGCAGCGGCATCGGCGAGCTGCTTATCCCGGAGAACGAGCCGGGTAGCTCGATTATGCCGGGCAAGGTGAACCCGACGCAGAGCGAGGCGATGACTATGGTCGTCTGCCAGGTGCTGGGCAATGACGTGACGATCGGGATGGCGGCCAGCCAGGGCAATTTTCAGCTTAATGTATTCAAGCCGGTCATTATTCACAGCTTCTTGCAGTCCTGCCGCCTGCTGGCGGACGCCATACAGTCATTTGAGGAGAATTGCGCCCGGGGCATTAAGGCGAACGAGCCGGTCATTCAGCGCAATTTGCATAACTCTCTGATGCTGGTGACGGCTCTAAATCCGCATATCGGCTACGAGAAGGCGGCGCAAATCGCCAAGCTAGCGCATAAGGAAGGCCTTACGCTGAAGGAGGCCGCGCTGAAGCTGAAGCTGCTGACGGAAGAGGAATTTGACCGGATGGTGAAACCGGAGAACATGGTCTGA
- a CDS encoding LacI family DNA-binding transcriptional regulator, which produces MTTIRDIARSANVSIATVSRVLNDDLSLSVTEETRRRVFCTARQMNYDFSKRRKKPASDVLEPQQAKVGLLVWYPPEIENEDPFYLYIRQGAEKQLTELGIKVIRSFRLNGQSPKQAMDDLDGMIVIGSILPEVIERMYPRKDRTVYINYSPDEEQYDSVVFDFQRATEKAMDHFLRKGYERIGFIGAKDYVHGLNKEKFNKPELRLLNYERICREHGIYNPDDVYLGDWTMAEGYKMMQTAIAKGDLPRAFFIASDPLAIGAMKALLESGISIPGEVALIGFDDIEMASYVNVPLTTVKIHTEQMGRTGVSLLMERLSGRSIPVKTVVPARFVVRQSCGGPEASQT; this is translated from the coding sequence ATGACGACGATTCGCGATATTGCGCGCAGCGCCAATGTATCCATTGCGACGGTATCCAGAGTACTGAACGACGATTTGTCGCTATCCGTTACGGAAGAGACGCGGCGGAGAGTCTTCTGCACAGCCCGGCAGATGAACTACGATTTTTCCAAGCGCAGAAAAAAACCGGCTTCAGATGTACTGGAACCGCAGCAAGCCAAAGTCGGGCTTCTCGTTTGGTATCCGCCGGAGATTGAGAACGAAGACCCTTTTTACCTGTATATCCGGCAAGGAGCCGAAAAGCAGCTGACAGAGCTCGGCATTAAAGTGATCCGGAGTTTCCGCTTAAACGGTCAGTCTCCAAAGCAGGCGATGGACGATCTGGACGGAATGATTGTCATCGGCAGTATCCTGCCGGAGGTCATCGAGCGCATGTATCCCCGGAAGGATCGGACCGTCTATATCAACTATTCGCCGGATGAAGAACAGTACGACTCGGTCGTATTCGATTTTCAGCGGGCGACGGAAAAGGCGATGGATCATTTTTTACGAAAGGGTTATGAGCGGATCGGCTTTATCGGCGCCAAGGATTATGTTCACGGCCTGAACAAGGAGAAATTCAACAAGCCCGAGCTGCGGCTCCTGAACTACGAGCGGATATGCAGGGAGCACGGGATATACAATCCGGACGACGTCTACTTGGGAGATTGGACGATGGCCGAGGGCTACAAGATGATGCAGACCGCCATCGCAAAGGGCGACTTGCCCCGGGCGTTCTTCATCGCCAGCGATCCGCTTGCCATCGGTGCAATGAAAGCGCTGTTAGAATCCGGAATCTCCATCCCCGGCGAGGTGGCGCTGATCGGCTTTGACGATATTGAAATGGCTTCTTACGTCAATGTCCCGCTGACTACGGTCAAGATCCACACCGAGCAGATGGGGCGGACGGGAGTCAGCCTGCTGATGGAAAGGCTCAGTGGAAGAAGCATCCCGGTCAAGACGGTGGTCCCCGCGCGGTTTGTGGTAAGGCAGAGCTGCGGAGGACCTGAAGCAAGCCAGACTTAA
- a CDS encoding ABC transporter substrate-binding protein, producing MRKVRAISITLVLMLMILAGCSSSGNGGNASGNSRGSSGGDVTLTIYTTTNDTAAQDTMKSITDAYTAEHPNVKFEWQFPANDYENILKMKMAGNDMPDIFDTHGWSKVRYNNFVADLRDQEWVPNLSESMKPIVTDDQGKVYALPLNAAKDGITYNKGILDQYGIEVPQTLDELIAAGEKIKKESNGEVTPFFFSSTDPASLAQYFDMMATPLLVSAEKNHAQELLDGTFDWNNWTLLPAKFKEMYDKGLMNEDVFTIRTSDRPQLFAEGKVAFSFSAPTFIPDALAINPDLKVGIMPLPSIVPGDTPTFSGGERYTMAAWKDGKNLDIAKDVINFFGKPENLKKIAEVTGTPSAMSNITPDLGIYTEYYEKYKDTRVFPYFDRVYLPSGMWDVMQTTSAEILSETMTPEESSQFYKQEVERLKSQQK from the coding sequence ATGAGAAAAGTGAGAGCGATTTCAATAACCTTGGTGCTGATGTTGATGATTTTAGCCGGCTGTTCCTCCAGCGGAAACGGCGGGAATGCATCCGGCAATTCCAGAGGCTCTTCAGGCGGCGATGTGACGCTGACGATCTACACGACAACCAACGATACGGCGGCTCAGGATACGATGAAGTCCATTACGGACGCCTATACCGCCGAGCATCCGAACGTGAAGTTCGAGTGGCAGTTCCCCGCCAACGATTACGAGAATATTCTCAAAATGAAAATGGCGGGCAACGACATGCCGGATATTTTTGATACCCACGGCTGGTCGAAGGTGCGCTACAACAACTTTGTGGCAGACCTAAGGGATCAGGAATGGGTTCCCAATCTGTCTGAATCGATGAAGCCGATCGTTACCGACGATCAAGGCAAGGTCTACGCGCTCCCGCTGAACGCGGCGAAAGACGGCATTACGTATAACAAAGGAATTCTCGATCAATACGGCATTGAGGTGCCGCAGACGCTGGATGAACTGATTGCGGCCGGTGAAAAAATCAAAAAAGAGAGCAATGGTGAAGTCACTCCATTCTTCTTCTCATCCACGGACCCCGCCTCGCTCGCCCAATACTTCGATATGATGGCAACGCCGCTGCTGGTCAGCGCGGAGAAGAACCATGCGCAGGAACTGCTGGACGGCACCTTTGACTGGAATAACTGGACGCTGCTTCCGGCCAAATTCAAGGAAATGTACGACAAGGGCCTGATGAACGAGGATGTATTCACCATCCGCACGAGCGACCGTCCGCAGCTGTTCGCCGAAGGCAAAGTCGCGTTCAGCTTCAGCGCTCCTACCTTTATTCCCGATGCGCTGGCGATCAATCCCGACCTGAAGGTGGGCATTATGCCGCTCCCATCGATCGTGCCGGGCGACACGCCGACCTTCTCCGGCGGCGAACGGTATACGATGGCGGCCTGGAAGGACGGCAAGAATCTGGATATCGCCAAGGATGTCATCAATTTCTTCGGCAAGCCCGAGAACCTGAAGAAAATTGCGGAAGTGACCGGCACCCCGTCGGCGATGAGCAACATTACCCCGGATCTTGGCATCTACACCGAATACTATGAAAAATATAAAGACACCCGGGTATTCCCGTATTTCGACCGCGTGTACCTGCCGAGCGGCATGTGGGACGTCATGCAGACGACTTCCGCCGAAATTCTCAGCGAAACGATGACGCCGGAAGAATCCTCCCAGTTCTACAAGCAAGAAGTGGAGCGTCTCAAGAGCCAGCAGAAGTAG
- a CDS encoding carbohydrate ABC transporter permease, giving the protein MRMSRNSPGWLNLMYVPVLLLFSLFIYYPFIQGIRVSFTNWDGFNANYSWIGLDNYVRMLHDKNIGTVIRNTLIYGAGSTFFQNAIGLMYALLLNQSIRTRGLTRTIVYLPAIVSPLIMGYIWYFFFQYRGGALNDIVLLFADKPINLLANPNANVWIIMAVNTFQFVGVAMIIFLAGLQSISKDYYEASSIDGAGPVSKFFNVTLPLLAPSITINIVLNLIGGLKLFDVIIALTKGGPGYASQSLSTLMYKTYFGAQDAGYAAALGNLMFLMIAIISVAALLFLRRKEIQS; this is encoded by the coding sequence ATGCGCATGAGCCGCAATTCTCCCGGATGGCTGAATCTCATGTATGTCCCCGTGCTGCTGCTGTTCTCTCTGTTTATCTACTATCCGTTTATCCAGGGCATCCGCGTATCCTTCACGAACTGGGACGGCTTCAACGCCAACTACAGCTGGATCGGGCTGGACAATTACGTCCGGATGCTTCATGACAAAAATATCGGAACGGTCATCCGCAATACGCTGATCTACGGCGCCGGCAGTACCTTTTTCCAGAATGCCATCGGTCTGATGTACGCTCTTCTGCTGAATCAGAGCATCCGTACCCGGGGACTTACCCGGACGATCGTTTATCTTCCCGCGATTGTCAGCCCCCTGATCATGGGCTATATCTGGTACTTCTTCTTCCAATACCGCGGCGGCGCCCTGAACGACATCGTTCTGCTGTTCGCCGACAAGCCGATCAACCTGCTGGCCAACCCGAATGCCAATGTCTGGATCATCATGGCGGTCAACACGTTCCAGTTCGTCGGCGTGGCGATGATTATTTTTCTGGCTGGCCTTCAATCGATCTCCAAGGATTATTATGAAGCCTCCTCCATCGATGGGGCGGGACCCGTCAGCAAGTTCTTCAATGTGACGCTTCCGCTGCTCGCTCCATCCATCACGATCAACATCGTGCTCAATCTGATCGGCGGGCTGAAGCTGTTCGACGTCATTATCGCGTTGACGAAGGGCGGACCTGGATATGCGTCCCAATCACTGTCGACTCTCATGTACAAAACGTACTTTGGCGCGCAGGATGCGGGATACGCGGCTGCGCTGGGCAACCTGATGTTCCTGATGATCGCCATCATCAGCGTTGCGGCTCTGCTGTTCCTTCGCCGAAAGGAGATTCAGTCATGA
- a CDS encoding carbohydrate ABC transporter permease, whose protein sequence is MKTKKGITYAVSIAITLLHILPFYLLLTTSLKPITDLSSKWRLPTKIDWSNFTKAWEGADLGRAFINNFVITAFALLIVILLGSCAAYPLSRFQTKLNKSVYTVIIATLIVPPLTILVPLYQFYIDINGMNTYWGVILLHVTFSLPMAVFLYTGFIGTIPRELDEAAMIDGLSRFRLFFTIILPLLKPIMATVLIMTGIHVWNDYQFSVFFLQKVDMRTITVALASFFGPNTNRINWVAAGSLLAALPATLLYLFMQRWFISGLASGAVKG, encoded by the coding sequence ATGAAGACCAAAAAAGGAATTACCTATGCGGTATCCATCGCCATTACGCTGCTGCACATTCTGCCATTCTATCTGCTGCTGACCACCTCGTTAAAGCCGATTACCGACCTCAGCTCCAAATGGCGCCTGCCGACGAAGATCGACTGGAGCAACTTCACGAAAGCGTGGGAAGGAGCCGATCTGGGAAGGGCTTTTATCAACAACTTCGTTATCACCGCTTTCGCGCTGCTGATCGTCATCCTGCTGGGTTCCTGCGCGGCCTATCCGCTGTCCCGCTTTCAGACGAAGCTGAACAAATCGGTTTATACGGTCATTATCGCGACACTGATCGTGCCTCCGCTGACCATTTTGGTGCCGCTGTATCAGTTCTATATCGATATTAACGGCATGAACACCTATTGGGGCGTTATTCTGCTGCATGTGACGTTCAGTCTGCCGATGGCGGTCTTTCTGTACACCGGCTTTATCGGGACCATCCCGAGAGAGCTTGATGAAGCGGCGATGATCGACGGGCTCAGCCGGTTCAGACTCTTTTTCACCATTATTCTGCCGCTGCTTAAGCCGATTATGGCCACTGTGCTGATCATGACGGGCATACATGTGTGGAACGACTATCAGTTCTCGGTGTTTTTCCTGCAAAAAGTGGATATGCGCACCATCACCGTCGCGCTGGCTTCGTTCTTTGGCCCGAACACCAACCGCATAAACTGGGTTGCCGCAGGCTCGCTGCTGGCCGCACTGCCCGCGACGCTTCTGTATCTGTTCATGCAGCGCTGGTTCATTTCCGGTCTCGCTTCGGGAGCGGTGAAGGGATAG
- a CDS encoding alpha-galactosidase, with translation MSIYYDETLRVFHLQTPGSSYVLQIIQDGHLSHRYWGARVEAFGDSNPAVYMDRPLSANPYPHSKGSGFSLDTQPREYPGYGTSDFREPAFQFECEDGSTVVDLRYYGHRIFPGKPVLEGLPATYAESDDEAETLELELRDGLTGLRALLHYTVFGQHDAIARSARFINEGGGRLKLLRAISASVDFGDADFRMLQLSGGWSNERNVLVRPLCKGLQSVESKRGASSAQHNPFLALLRDGAGEHSGEVYGFSLVYSGNFFAGAEVDQYDTTRVVIGINPFEFSWLLEPGESFQTPEAVMVYSNTGLDGMSGAYHRLYRSRLARGKFRDKERPVLINNWEATYFDFNADKIEQIAVKAAELGIELLVLDDGWFGHRDDDTSSLGDWFIHEEKLPKGLGDLAERVKAQGLEFGLWFEPEMVNPDSELYRNHPDWAIHSAGRPSSTSRNQLVLDFSREEVCAAIVEMLSSVLRSAPISYVKWDMNRNMTEIGSAALPPERQRETAHRYMLGLYRMLEELTKAFPDVLFESCSSGGGRFDPGMLHYMPQTWTSDNTDAVSRLKIQYGTSLVYPASSMGAHVSSVPNHQTARITPLEIRGHAALSGVFGYELDLTALSPEEEALMKEQVALYKQIRRTVQFGEFHRLLSPFEGNEAAWIFVSEDGAEAAAFYYKVLARPNSGLRTLRLRGLDPSVRYRVYGAEPAASGAMADWTCGTADSGGSGEASGSEEGESGGAAGRGEGGTARHGGEAAAGKDAARIFGGDELMNIGLRVPAKLLKGDFQSHIWRLERVE, from the coding sequence GTGTCCATTTATTATGACGAAACGCTGAGAGTCTTTCATTTGCAGACCCCTGGGTCAAGCTATGTACTGCAAATTATTCAGGACGGCCATCTGTCGCACAGGTACTGGGGTGCGAGGGTGGAAGCGTTTGGCGACAGCAATCCGGCGGTCTATATGGACCGCCCGCTGTCGGCCAATCCGTATCCGCACAGCAAAGGGAGCGGATTCTCCCTGGATACGCAGCCCCGGGAATATCCGGGCTACGGCACCTCGGATTTCCGGGAGCCGGCCTTTCAATTCGAATGCGAGGACGGTTCGACCGTCGTTGATCTGAGATATTATGGTCACCGGATATTTCCGGGCAAGCCAGTGCTCGAAGGACTGCCGGCGACCTATGCCGAGAGTGATGACGAAGCGGAGACGCTGGAACTGGAGCTGAGGGATGGTCTTACCGGTCTGCGGGCGCTGCTCCACTATACGGTTTTCGGGCAGCATGACGCCATCGCGCGCTCGGCCCGGTTCATCAACGAGGGCGGGGGCAGGCTGAAGCTGCTGCGGGCCATAAGCGCGAGCGTGGACTTTGGTGACGCGGATTTCCGCATGCTTCAGCTGTCGGGCGGCTGGTCCAATGAGCGAAATGTGCTTGTAAGACCGCTGTGCAAAGGCTTGCAGTCCGTTGAAAGCAAACGGGGGGCCAGCAGCGCGCAGCATAATCCGTTCCTGGCGCTCCTTCGGGACGGAGCGGGAGAGCATTCAGGCGAAGTGTACGGATTCAGCCTTGTATACAGTGGCAATTTTTTCGCCGGAGCGGAGGTCGATCAGTACGACACGACCCGGGTCGTGATCGGAATCAACCCGTTCGAGTTCTCCTGGCTGCTGGAGCCAGGAGAGAGTTTCCAGACCCCGGAAGCGGTCATGGTCTATTCGAACACCGGCCTTGACGGAATGTCCGGCGCCTACCACCGGCTGTACCGGTCGCGCCTTGCCAGAGGCAAGTTCAGGGACAAGGAACGGCCGGTGCTGATCAACAACTGGGAAGCGACTTATTTCGATTTCAACGCGGATAAAATTGAACAGATCGCCGTCAAGGCGGCGGAGCTGGGGATAGAGCTGCTCGTGCTGGACGACGGCTGGTTCGGCCACCGGGACGATGATACAAGCTCGCTCGGTGACTGGTTCATTCACGAAGAAAAGCTGCCGAAGGGTCTGGGGGATTTGGCTGAAAGGGTAAAGGCGCAAGGGCTGGAGTTCGGCCTCTGGTTCGAGCCGGAAATGGTCAATCCCGACAGCGAGCTGTACCGGAACCATCCCGATTGGGCGATCCACAGCGCCGGACGCCCTTCCTCCACAAGCCGTAACCAGCTCGTCCTGGATTTCTCGCGCGAGGAAGTCTGCGCCGCAATTGTGGAAATGTTGTCAAGCGTGCTGCGCAGCGCCCCCATTTCCTATGTGAAATGGGATATGAACCGCAACATGACCGAGATTGGCTCCGCCGCGCTGCCGCCGGAGCGCCAGCGGGAAACGGCGCACCGCTACATGCTCGGCCTGTACCGGATGCTGGAGGAGCTGACGAAGGCGTTCCCGGATGTGCTGTTCGAGAGCTGCTCGAGCGGAGGCGGCCGCTTCGATCCCGGCATGCTCCATTACATGCCGCAGACCTGGACTAGCGACAATACCGACGCGGTCAGCCGGCTTAAGATCCAGTACGGCACGAGCCTCGTCTATCCGGCAAGCAGCATGGGAGCACATGTATCCTCCGTGCCCAATCATCAGACGGCACGGATCACGCCGCTTGAAATAAGGGGCCATGCCGCTCTCTCCGGCGTCTTCGGATATGAGCTGGACCTGACGGCTCTTTCGCCGGAAGAGGAGGCGCTCATGAAAGAGCAGGTCGCGCTGTACAAGCAGATTCGGCGGACCGTTCAGTTCGGAGAGTTTCACCGCCTGCTCAGTCCATTTGAAGGAAACGAAGCCGCATGGATCTTCGTCTCCGAAGACGGCGCGGAAGCGGCGGCCTTCTACTACAAAGTTCTGGCCCGTCCGAATTCCGGCCTTCGCACACTGCGGCTTCGCGGATTGGACCCTTCCGTCCGCTACCGGGTGTACGGCGCGGAGCCGGCGGCTTCCGGAGCCATGGCGGATTGGACCTGCGGAACGGCAGACAGCGGCGGGTCAGGAGAGGCAAGCGGCAGTGAAGAAGGTGAGTCCGGCGGGGCCGCCGGTCGCGGAGAAGGCGGGACCGCACGGCATGGCGGTGAGGCGGCCGCGGGAAAAGACGCTGCAAGAATATTCGGCGGCGACGAGCTGATGAACATCGGGCTGCGGGTTCCCGCAAAGCTGCTGAAAGGCGATTTCCAGAGCCATATTTGGCGGCTGGAGAGAGTGGAATAA